The segment ATATTAAAGGCCTAAATTGTGTGATGGAGACTGAAAATGCATCAGCTTGAATTTTTAAGGTATGATTTGGTGAATGTTTTTGGATaccaaaactaaatatttttatagcCATAAATTTCAAGGAAAACTGGCAGACATATTAACAAATACTATGTATTGTGGTACTAGAAATTACTGCAAGTTACTTCTGGAGAGCACTAATTTTACTAGTTAAGAATTAAACCAAAAGTACACAGCTGTGGTCCAAAACAGATGTCTCTTGCTTAAAAATAGATATGAGAATCTCTGTGGGTCTGATGCAATGTAGTACACTGCACATCAAGTTCTACCAAAGGTTAGTCTGCAGTGTgggtaaaagaaaacagattaataCAGACATTATAGGACTAATGGGGGGGAAAAAGAAATTTGCTGcttcaattttttttcatagtCCTTATTTCACTGCAGAAATGGCTGTTAAGCAATGCTTTTGTCTGCCCCTGTGAGCAAACACAAGCTTGTCAAAGGAAACTTTGATACCATAAGGTGCTTTGCAGTAAAATAGAGGCTCATTTGAACATaacaaaatgcattaaaactaaaaacaaatagcTTCTCAGTAGTTtgtcagctgtgtttttatttcagaaatcatGATAATGGGCAGCTAGAACCCAACATTATTCTCTCTTATAAATATACAGatgtatacatacatagacTGCACTTAATATTTCCTGGATACAACTACCAGAAGAAATAAGTTTGAATTTAGAATTAACTTATTTActatcttattttactttttttttcttatagcaCTGTGAAGCAAATGAGaagtggttctcaaacatttttttacctggttaaataaaggttaaaaaaaaaggagccgTTTTCTGTTCATCAAAGCTTCAGGTTGCATTTGTGTTTTACAGGTTTATGTGGACCTGCCTGATGGTCTATGGGGGTTACATTAGTTGTTTCCAGATCTACTCTAATTTTAATTCTGCAGAGAGGCAGATTTCTTGGAAGACAACTTGATACCAACTGGGTGCTAAGGCCCACGAGATTTCTTGGTCTTTTTTAGGTGCTACCATGACATGCTTGGGTGGAGTTTGTTTCAAGTGATTCTAATCAGTCACATTTGggtgttgtttgttgttgttgttttgttgtgtttcttttttaaaggaaggtgtgtatatatatataagtgtaaaagttttttttgggggggggggggggggggtgtaaatTTTTGTCTTGGATATCTGATCACATAGATGTTAATGTCTGTATCATGGATTATATTACACACCATCAACTTTCATTGACCTGCATTTCAAACCTGCCAATGGGGCTCTGTGTCAAGGTGAATGCTTTTTAAAGGTGGGACGCTAGAGTTGCTGAGGAGGTGGCTATATAAATGAAATCTGCCCAAACGTGTAAAGTTACTTGTTGAATTTTGTACACTCATCAGGACTATTTATGCTGTGATAATCTGGTAATAAATGTCCTCTGATCTGCAGCCTCTTATTGAACAGGATGTGGTGTATTTAGTTGCGGGAAATTAGCATGTTGCTAATAGCAAATGTTACATAAAAGGCTCAGGGGAGTGTCAGGCAGTGGGCTGGTCATTAGTGCTGTTGCATCCAGTTGTCATTTTAGTGTTTGAACTTGAAAGGTACTGGGCTGTGCTTGACCTCACCTGCGTTTTCCAATGTTTGTTTTGACCTGCATGTGTTCTTTCCTTTGATTGCAGGCATTATTTGGAGGCCCGTAGTTTAAACCAGAGGCTGGATTCTCAGGAACAGCACACTCTGGATTGTAGCTGGGACATGACCTGTGAAGACAACAGTCATGAAGGCACCTACAAGGACAGAGACCGCGATTGGCACCACTACAGCAAGTCTTCTGGGCATAGTGGGCGCAGCAGGCGCAGCAGCCGCAGACCCAGAGAGAGAAGGCGCAGACGTAGCCCATCTCAGAATGGATCCTCCTCGGTATGGGAACCTCCTTCTCCCCTCTACCCCCATCCCCTGTCTTTATCACCAAATTGAATGGGGTCATTATCACTGGTGTTTAGCCAATGCTAAACATCTGTCTCTTTGACTTTCTTTATCTGTATGTCATACCCTATTATGCATGATTTCCAGTAATGACATGTAGGATACATTGGGGCTCAGGAAGTAAgggcttgtgtgtgtttgagatatGAACCCAGTATTTGTGATGTGATCTTAGTGAGCATTCATGGGATGTGATGGTAAAGAAATAACACACTGTAGgaacaatgaaaaagaaataatgtagAAAGAGTGTAATCaagttgagttttttttctgtactacTCTGAGAAAGTCTCTCATCTGAAAATCTTGTtgccatgtttttcttctgtaacaCACACCATGTGGTGGCTGGCGCCCAATTTCTGACGGGGCTGAATTTGCATTTGCTGCTCCGTCCATTCGCCTGGTGGTGTTACTGAACGGGCTGAATCTATCCACCCCTACACCTCCCCCCTTGGCCTGGTTGAATGAATGACGATGTCGCATTGTGGTGGCCGGGTGCTGGCTGATGGGTTATTGATGTGATGGCGGATTGCGGCGGTTCCGGTGCAGAGGAGGAGCCATCACCGCAGGAGCAGGAAAAGATCCAGGAGTGTTGAGGATGATGACGAGGGTCACCTCATCTATCACAGTGGAGACATGCTGAGAGCGAGATGTATAgaatatatacttttttttttctgttgttcacactttctctctcactctcgTCTGGTTATTTCCAAACATTAATTTTAAAGGCTGAGATATTTGGGCCATTAAActaatttctattattttttttatttattttaattacattttttaattccatttatttattgtttgactAGTTATGTCTTGTCAGTGTAACATTAAGTATTGAGTTGTATGCCATTGTTGAAAGCCTTGTTTTTAATAGTTAAAAGGAGCAATGTAACATGCAGTGTACCAGCAAAAGGCCAATGCTTTAATTTGTCAGTGCTAGGTGTCTAACTTGAACTCTGTATTTTCCATAGATGAGATTGTGTGCACTCTAGGAGAAGGTGCCTTTGGGAAAGTCGTCGAGTGCATTGATCACTCAAAGTAAGTTCTAAAGACTTTACAAGTGCTTAATGTGAAATCAATCTATTTGTTTCCTTACTTTTTTgtcttaacagttttttttttatttaaagagttaaaaaaaaatgtttacacacTTTCATATGTTTCAGTGACGGAGCTCGAGTGGCTCTgaagattattaaaaatatagacCGCTACCGAGAGGCAGCTTTGTCTGAGGTAGAGGTGCTTAAACAGTTGAACTCCCTGGATACTGGCAGGAGATAGTAAGTAAATACAGTTATTACTACACAATACAAATGCacagtagttttatttttttctaacagttttttttttatttttctcatctcTTTTTTTAGTGCTTGTGTGCATATGCTGGACTGGTTTGACTACCATGGGCACATTTGCATTGCCTTTGAGCTCCTTGGCCTCAGCACATATGATTTcctgaaagaaaacaacttcCAACCTTTTCCTGTTAAACAAATCAGGCATATGGCTTACCAGATCATTCAAGCTGTAAAATGTGAGTAGTGCACACCATTTGTGAGGGTTATTGTTCAAAAGTGGCTTGAATCTAAGATTTTTGTTGTCTTTCAGTTCTGCACAGGAACAAGCTAACTCACACAGATTTGAAGCCTGAAAATATTCTCTTCATAGATTCAGGCTATGATTTGGAATACAACCGTGACAAGGTAGTGTAATGTGTAATTTGTAGCACGAGTGAAAAATGTCTTGTACTTGCAGCTGTGTGaccttttatgtgtttgttttggccTCAGAGACGAGATGAACGAACACTGAAGAACCCAGACGTGAAAATTGTAGATTTTGGTAACGCCACCTATGATCATGAGCACCATACTTCTGTAGTGTCAACACGTCACTATCGTGCTCCTGAAGTCATTTTAGGTAAGCACTTCTAGTGCAACTATGAGACCTAGTGCAACCTTTATTGGTGGCTTATGATATATTTTGGCTTACAGACTTGGGCTGGGACCATTCCTGTGATGTCTGGAGTATTGGCTGTATACTGATTGAGTATTACCTCGGAACTACCCTCTTCCAGGTAGGGGGCAGTAGAGACCATAATGAAGCAAACACCCTACCACAGTCCCCCTCATTTTTCACCGCACATAAGTTTAATCTACACTCTTCTCACTTTCAGACACATGACAGTAAAGAGCACCTTGCTATGATGGAGAGAGTCCTGGGCCCCATCCCCATTAATCTTCTGGAGAAAACCAGGTAAGGGCTAGTGGATTTAAAGGGTTCAGCTGGCCAGTATAGTTCATTGActtgcatttacatttttccagATATTGCCATCAATGATTAAAACCTTATAAATCTTTAACTGTACTCTTATGTCGCTTTTCATTTGGAAATctgcagacttttttttcctttaatcatTCTTGTTGCTCAGGTCTCACTGAATTATATTTAGCAATAACAATTAAGGTTTACATTTTTTCACAACTGGCCACTGAGAGAGATTTTTGATAGTTGCAATAATCAGCATGGCACTTAAGCCTGTTTTAATTGTCAAGCACATCTCCTTATCGGTAAAATTAATGTCTGTCCAAGCGGCCTGTTTATCTCCAATGGTGATTACATCCCATCTTGCATGATGATGATTtgcttcttttatgttttagttgAAAAACTACAAGTGACAGaaattgaaatataaaaatgtgtgattaattaaacttttttttttttttaaacactatttgtaactttttgttttgtttttataggaAACGTCGCTATGTTCACAGAAACAAGTTGGACTGGGATGTTCACAGCTCTGCTGGTAGATATGTGAGGAAACATTGCAAGCCACTCAAGGTAAGAAAATGCTGACAAGAAGTATTTTTGTATcaacaaataaatctgaaataagTTTGGTCTGAAACAGCATTCCTCCAATaaagcacaataaaaataatacatttatatagATTGATACAAAAGGTTTAGTTCCTCAGTTTGGCCTTCTCCCACATTTGATCAAATGTTCATGTCAGTTTATTGATGCCTAACACATACCAACCAGATAACCTCTATGACACAGATAACAAAATGTTTCATCAAATGAACTTTCCAGCCGTGCCAGAAAAGTTAGAATCTGTTCCATTACCAAGCACTGTGTACACATGAGTTTCTAAATGTCTCATTTCCAAGGAGTGACTTAAAATTTTCTTCCCTCCCCAACAGCATTACATGTTGTCTAAAGGTGAAGACCACCGGCAACTTTTTGACCTGATTGAGAAGCTGATGGAGTACGACCCCACTAAACGCTTCAGTCTGGAGCAGGCCCTTCGACATCCCTTCTTCTCCTGCTACTacaagagcagcagcagcagcattagAAACAGCAACAGCAAAGACATCAGCAGCCGAAGCAGCCGCAGTAGCAGCGGTGGTAGCAAATGAGGCTGAACTCCTGAACCTTTAAACCTGTGACCTGTACCCTTAGTCAGGGCCAGCCTGTCACCATGACATTTATCTTGTTGCGCAGTACCAGCATCTACATCCTGACTCTCCAGGAGAGTTGTACTTTGACTGTATCAGTCACAGTCCTGCTTAACTGTGTCCTGTCCCCTGCACCATGTCTTTTATGAAGTTATGTTTAATACTTGTGCTTTGTTTTGATGCATTGAATCCCTACCCTACAAGTTATGGTCTATTTATTTGCAGTTTAAATAGAAATTGTAGCATCTAGACATTTCGGTGGAACTTTGCTTTTTATCTGAAAGTacagtttggtttttttgtttgggttcTCTGCATTAAGTAGGCGAGTAACATTGAGAAAATCTTAAATCCTTAATTACTTTCACAAACGTTGTTTAGGATTGTTCTATTCAAGGTATTGCAggcaaaaaatgtatatatactTTGTGtagatatttgtcttttttccacTGGTTATGTAAATTTTGCATTATGTCAATAAACGTGACAACAGATTAAAACTTCGAGTTATTAATTGCAGTATCTTGTTCAGGCCACATGATGGCAGCAAACAGCACTTATTATTACAAGTTACCTGTCTGAAATAGAGGGTCGTTTCTGAACCACAATGCCATCATTAACCATAACTGACGCTAAACATGGAGAACAGACTGCTGCTGCGGAGCTGACATCGGTCTGAgatgttaaaatatttcaaatttcaAAATCTTTAAAGTATGACTACTTacagtgaggagtgaatgggtCATGCGTTTAAAACGGAGGCTTAAAATGACTTAAGCTACCAAAACAAAGTGCGCTCACGAGGAAAATTAAATCtgtattatataaaaataaataaaactataaataaaacagtataaCCAgttatgtgaaataaaattggTTGAAAAGTTTACAATGACAAGCTGGCCCGAGGTTATTTGGAAGTTCAATAATTTTAAATCATTCTGAACATCTTAATGCAGGGATGTCACCTCATCCATACATCTCAAGTCATTAATAAATTCCTTAAGGGAAATCACGTGAAAAAATAACACGAGTTAAGGTGAACGCATGGAGAAACGATCCCGAGTTGATCAGGTCAGTTTTACACTCAGCTGTCAATCTGCAGCCTCCCACGTGGTCAGCAGGGCGGGCGCAACTTTAGAAAGGAAAGACCTGGATCCatctgttttacttttacatctCCAATAAGATAGTCTCTTACAGAAAACTCCGACCTGACGATCTTCTCTGGTTGGCAATCATAGCAATTACACCTATTTGCGCGTGGTATAAACCCCGCGCgcgctgctgctgcagcagtttATTCCAAGACTAATTTAAGACAGCGCTTTGAACCCTGAGCCCACAGAGCTGTTGTCGGGTGTATTGAATGTGTTAGGTGCGCTGCTTAGTTAGACTGGTTCACGGACCTCTGTAACAGTTTGGTGGCAGAACTTTATCAACCAAGGAAGTAATCTGGGTTGTTTTATGCTCACTGAGGGGACTTTAAAGCTGGATCGCAGCATGGATACAGCCAGCGACTCTGTCGGGGAAAGTAAACTGGTGTGTCAGTGTGTCCCCAAGTCCGTGGTCCACCGGTGGCTGCCAGGTTTACCCATCGCTCTCTGCTTGCTGATATCCCTGAGCTCCATCACCGTGAGTCTTCTTATGAGCTTCAAGACCTACCAGCTGGAGAACCGACtgcagatggagatggagaaagCGTCCATCTTCCAACCCCTGCACAGATCCTTTCAAAACGAGGATGGGACCCTCATTTCAGAGCTGAGCATCCCAATAGGGAAGCTCGTTGAAGAGGTACATGTTATGTATTGTACTAAAACCGACTCATTGTCTCAGATAAATACACGTGTTGCTCATGTGAATATCTGCTCGCCTGCGCGTAAATGTGCGTAAAATAGAGGCCATATGCTGTGAAGGATGGCGCATTTTGCTAAATTTATTTCCCTTAAAAGAATTTCTTTAAAAGTACAACCTAAAGGACAGATACATGCGATCTGCATCTGGCTTTTTCTATATTGAGTGACAGTCACTGATGATAGAAATCCTGTCCTCAGCacgaaaaaagaaataaattagaacTACATGTTACAGGTTGAGACACTATGATTTGGTAacttttatttgcatgttttcatgtgCTTGCAGAAAGTAGTGGCTGTGATGCCCAAACTGCGGACAGCAAGGGATGTTGGCCATGAGTGCTCCTGTCCACCAGGTACCGTCTCTATTGtcacataaatacaaaaacaacaaaagctagTACTCTGCCTCagcttaaatttaatttctgagTTTGTTTGTGAAACCAGCTTGTCTGACTGCCTCTGGTGCTTTTGGCTTTTTCTGTGTGGGGGGGATTACATCTTCTATGTAAGGCTCATGCTGTGACCACAGGGCTCAGCACTCAGCACATCAGTTTGGTTTAGGACATCCAGCCTGAGCCCCGCAGTCCTCTGGAAGTAAGCAGATGCTCATCTTAATAGACAGAGCAGCCGTGTGCCAGGATTGGCCACATTTGACTTGTGGTGTCCATTACATGGCTTTTGGTAATTCCCAGAGCGGAGAACAGTGTGTGATCCACATCAAGTTACACTAAATGATCCCCCACAATGCCTGTCAATTCAAGAAAGATGCTATCTCTTTCATTTGAGGTTAAGTTGCTATTTGGTGTGATGTACGTGCTGAGAGGTGCCCACACATATTGGTGAAGCATGAGCTTCAGTCTGAGTGAGCTGCTGTTTGATAGTTTACATATTTTACTTGACCTATGGAAGGGGAAGTTGTGCTTTATTGACCAAAATCCTTTGGCTTGTAGCAACaggatgtgagtgtgtgtgtgttttattgaagCCAGcattcagacatttttttaaaacttgtagCTTAAGGTTAAATGTTGTCATTGTTTCTGCTTGGATCTGATTTATTCCTTGTCCTAAATTATAGTATAAAGTTTACTCTTTAACATTCTTACCTGCagtttaataatattattattttttaaatctcctCAACTTTGGGTCTTAAAGTGTGAACAGCCCTGCAACagaagcagatgaaaacattcGCAAGAGGAATTTCTGGCACACTCTGAACAtattctgttttcctgtttgttgtctggtggTATTACATTAGAGAAGTGGCATTTGTCCTTAAGCATGaagtatttaatcttttttaaataagtgcTGCATTTACCTGTCAATTTCGCTAACCTGctgagtatttttattttcccactGACATAAAATCCCTTTGCAGCTACTCCGAAGTCTATTTAAAGTCCtctctttttatgtttctagGTTGGTAATATGATTTTCTTGTCTTCAGTGAAATAAGTGGCTattctgtctgctgcagctttGATGCACCTGAAAGCTTGTGAACTTGATTTTCAGACCTTAGCCATTAGATTCCTCAAtacaaaaatgttaatatttctaCATGAATGTTGAACAAATTACCTTTATTAAGAAAGATTTTTCCAAACTGtacatgcatgtgcatggtTTTTGTGTGACTAATGTATTAATGTGAGTGTATCCCTATTGTGCCCTGGTTACATGTGTGCATCTCATGTGCATCCTTGCGATACAGCTTTCTGTTCATATCATGGTGTCATGTGGCTACATAAGCTTCATCAAGAGTTTCTGTCCCTGAGCCTCTGAGTGGCCGACAGAGGCACCTCTCCCAACACGACGCTTGTAAGAAGAGACCCTCCTCTCCCTTTAGCACCAACTCTCACCACCCGAAACTTAAATCTTTTACCACTGGGATCACAGGCTGAGAtatttctgcctgtgtgtgtgtgagaaagagagagacacacTACCACACAGCATGAGTGGCATTTCTGCCATTAAAGCTATGCCCTCCACAACAGGGTGCTCACCTTTCAGCATGCATGAGGGCGAGGGCACCAACAGGGGGCAGCACTTCCGCAGCAGCACTGGAAATTATGATGTTGAATTTTTCACTAACAATTGCCTCttattaaaaagggaaaaaggacTTTTAAAGCATAGCTCCATTGGCTTAATTACTGGTGAACTAACAGAGACTCTGTATATAATAATCTTATCCGAGGCTTTTGACTGGAGGAACGTTCACTCTTTGTGTCCTCACTTTGTGACAGTTTTACGCTCACAGATACAATATAGCCTGCAGTCGTTAAGTGTTAAGCAAACTGTCACTGGGACCATCTCAGCTTACAAACTACAGGTGTTTGCAATTAACACCCACCAGCTCCctcaactcacacacacacacacacacacacacacaagtttgcTATACAGACGTTCATTTACGCATGCATTCATTACTTACTGTTGAACACCTCTGTGGTGCCTGCAGGTATTAGAATCATGCAGAGGCTGTTTTTTCTCCTGCGTAAGAGGAGCGCATTGTCATCACTTCAACTTGCCTTTGAAGACTATAACAGGTCTGACAGGGAGTACGAAGGGTATCTAAAAGTTACGGCTTCTCCATTATGATGATTTGCTGTTTGTCTTTTCTGACTGTGAGCTGAAGATCTTGGAGTTTTGATCATTTGTCACCCAAAAACAATCAATTACAAGATTTTCTCTTTTCGAAATttcttagatttttaaaaaaatagtttgttgATTATGCTGTTTTATGCAGTTATGGACTGTCAGCTGTAGTCTTATCAGTTGCAAGCCCTTGAGTGTGTCTTGTTATAGCTAGGACTGAGCTCATTCAGTCTGTGGGGCATTGAGGTCTTTGGTGTTGGTGTGCATTAGGCCAAGAGGTCAGGCCTCTTGCTGTGCAGTCGGATCAGTTTCCATCAGATAAGAGCTCATTTGCACAGTAAATGGAAGGCACAGCCCCCCGTATTTgcgtgtttgtgtttttgtatataATTGAGAGAGCATGCTGACAGCAGGGTTCCATGTGCACATACCTATAAAAATATGATAAAGTAtagctttctgttttttatggTCTCTAAATTCCTATATATGCTAAGAGGGTGATCATGTCAGTCTCCACATAGTCTGCAGCACTGTGATGGCTACATAGGCTGAGAAATACACTACCACTTCTTGTTTAATACCCTTTAGCAGCCTGTTGGTGTTAACCAGTCCGTCTGGGGATCAACCTCTCTCCTTGGAGGCAGAAGGCAGACCGCATGCTCTCACTGCCCAGCATCCTGCTCTCCCACCTGGAGGAGGTGACGGAGAAAGCCAATTTTTGATGATGGAGCCCCACAGTGGGGCCACCATGCCCCAGggcagcattttgtttttaaagccataataaatcagacaggAAGCTTGCAGCTACCTATAGGCCTACAGCCTGTTGctacaggaaaaaaatacacaaggCATATAAGATCCATTAATGaccattttaaaacaataactgCAGGAAATTTGTTTCCGTAAGTggttttgttttagatttgtttcACTGTGGGCTACAGCAGCATTAAAAGGCTGGACCAGAGCACATACCTAGCACAGTGTGTGCACACTTTTTCACCATGTTTCTATACGTATGTGCTTGCAGGGGTGTTCTTCGTgagcatgtgtttgttttgatgtctgcGGGAACATGTCTTAGTGTGTGTCTCGTGGAGACTGGCTGCATTGCTTTAAATTCACTGCGTAAGAAGTCGGATATGAAGACGGTATCCTGTGGCAGAAAATCCAGGTGGCTTTATTGCTTTATGCTGCAGGAGGAAGGGAATTTCTAACTAGGGAGTAAAATATGCAatctttaaaatacaaaatagttTCTACTGCACTGCTTCACTGAAACAAGTAGGGCCTACTCACAAATTGGAGTTGGTGTATGGGATAATTTATGCCGTTTTTACCAATTAAACATTGAgtttattaaaatacttttgctcAGTTGCTTGATTTAAAGTACTGTACTttacaatataatttatttatttactatttttggTAGGAGATATTTAAATGAGTAATTTTGATGTTTGATGGACACTTGGTTTCCCTCAGCTTTGTATCCAGCATCACATCACAAACTACACCCGTGGGTGTGGTATATCCAACAGCTGTGTAAGCCTAGTCTCCTCAAGTTACATCTATCCCTCATCTGATGTCTGTGGTTCTCTGGTCACTGCCAGAGGGGAATAAAAGTGAAGGACTCCTCTTGATATCTTGTTCTTATTTGGAAGCTTTTGGAAGACCCACAGtggattaaatttatttgtaaggAGGAAAGGAGGAATGCTATATTCTATACTTTATTGCTTAAGTTTCAAGTCGTGTTTCTAGATCAATGACTTTTCTACAGGATTGAATTTCACCAGATATGTATAAATCCAGCACTAAGTAGGCTATGTGTGTTGGAGCCCTCAGTCGTCTCTCAGTAGCTAAACACTGGAGTGCTCAACCAAATGGGTCATGTCCTCTTATAATTAAATACAAGCCATGACAGTATCCTATAAAGAACCG is part of the Melanotaenia boesemani isolate fMelBoe1 chromosome 7, fMelBoe1.pri, whole genome shotgun sequence genome and harbors:
- the clk4a gene encoding dual specificity protein kinase CLK4 isoform X1, with product MKMRHSKRMRSPCVWLDEYSWEERMECHKRRRRDSHSSERENRSRRTHRYHNMYEGHYLEARSLNQRLDSQEQHTLDCSWDMTCEDNSHEGTYKDRDRDWHHYSKSSGHSGRSRRSSRRPRERRRRRSPSQNGSSSRRSHHRRSRKRSRSVEDDDEGHLIYHSGDMLRARYEIVCTLGEGAFGKVVECIDHSNDGARVALKIIKNIDRYREAALSEVEVLKQLNSLDTGRRYACVHMLDWFDYHGHICIAFELLGLSTYDFLKENNFQPFPVKQIRHMAYQIIQAVKFLHRNKLTHTDLKPENILFIDSGYDLEYNRDKRRDERTLKNPDVKIVDFGNATYDHEHHTSVVSTRHYRAPEVILDLGWDHSCDVWSIGCILIEYYLGTTLFQTHDSKEHLAMMERVLGPIPINLLEKTRKRRYVHRNKLDWDVHSSAGRYVRKHCKPLKHYMLSKGEDHRQLFDLIEKLMEYDPTKRFSLEQALRHPFFSCYYKSSSSSIRNSNSKDISSRSSRSSSGGSK
- the clk4a gene encoding dual specificity protein kinase CLK4 isoform X2, whose amino-acid sequence is MKMRHSKRMRSPCVWLDEYSWEERMECHKRRRRDSHSSERENRSRRTHRYHNMHYLEARSLNQRLDSQEQHTLDCSWDMTCEDNSHEGTYKDRDRDWHHYSKSSGHSGRSRRSSRRPRERRRRRSPSQNGSSSRRSHHRRSRKRSRSVEDDDEGHLIYHSGDMLRARYEIVCTLGEGAFGKVVECIDHSNDGARVALKIIKNIDRYREAALSEVEVLKQLNSLDTGRRYACVHMLDWFDYHGHICIAFELLGLSTYDFLKENNFQPFPVKQIRHMAYQIIQAVKFLHRNKLTHTDLKPENILFIDSGYDLEYNRDKRRDERTLKNPDVKIVDFGNATYDHEHHTSVVSTRHYRAPEVILDLGWDHSCDVWSIGCILIEYYLGTTLFQTHDSKEHLAMMERVLGPIPINLLEKTRKRRYVHRNKLDWDVHSSAGRYVRKHCKPLKHYMLSKGEDHRQLFDLIEKLMEYDPTKRFSLEQALRHPFFSCYYKSSSSSIRNSNSKDISSRSSRSSSGGSK
- the clk4a gene encoding dual specificity protein kinase CLK4 isoform X3, translated to MLDWFDYHGHICIAFELLGLSTYDFLKENNFQPFPVKQIRHMAYQIIQAVKFLHRNKLTHTDLKPENILFIDSGYDLEYNRDKRRDERTLKNPDVKIVDFGNATYDHEHHTSVVSTRHYRAPEVILDLGWDHSCDVWSIGCILIEYYLGTTLFQTHDSKEHLAMMERVLGPIPINLLEKTRKRRYVHRNKLDWDVHSSAGRYVRKHCKPLKHYMLSKGEDHRQLFDLIEKLMEYDPTKRFSLEQALRHPFFSCYYKSSSSSIRNSNSKDISSRSSRSSSGGSK